One window of Rasiella rasia genomic DNA carries:
- the pfkA gene encoding 6-phosphofructokinase, whose amino-acid sequence MNESIKKIAVLTSGGDAPGMNAAIRAVVRSCAYHNIECVGVYRGYEGLIDGDFITLDARSVKNIINRGGTFLKSARSENFRTVAGRQKAFNNLKSHGINALVTIGGDGTFTGAIVFNDEHNFPIVGVPGTIDNDINGTDFTIGYDTALNTVVEAIDKIRDTANSHNRLFLVEVMGRDAGDIALNAGIGAGAEEILIPEQDMGRDRLLASLKRSKKSGKSSSIVVVAEGDQIGKNILGLADYIRENLEEYEVKVTVLGHIQRGGSPSCFDRVLASRMGVGAVDALLEGNRNVMIGTVHSKIVQVPFVESLKGENNIDLDLIRVADITSV is encoded by the coding sequence GTGAACGAGTCTATAAAGAAAATTGCGGTACTAACAAGTGGTGGTGATGCGCCTGGAATGAATGCAGCCATACGTGCGGTTGTACGATCTTGCGCCTACCACAATATTGAGTGCGTAGGTGTTTACAGAGGTTATGAAGGCCTTATAGATGGTGATTTTATCACGCTCGATGCGCGCTCGGTAAAAAACATTATTAATCGAGGAGGTACATTTCTGAAATCGGCACGTTCTGAAAACTTTAGAACGGTAGCTGGAAGGCAAAAGGCGTTTAATAATTTAAAAAGTCATGGAATTAACGCTTTGGTCACCATTGGTGGTGACGGAACCTTCACAGGTGCCATTGTTTTTAACGATGAACACAACTTTCCAATAGTTGGCGTGCCAGGAACAATAGATAACGACATTAACGGAACCGACTTCACTATTGGGTACGATACTGCCTTAAATACGGTAGTTGAGGCAATCGATAAAATTAGAGATACTGCTAATTCTCACAATAGGTTATTTCTAGTTGAAGTAATGGGGCGCGATGCTGGAGATATTGCTTTAAATGCTGGAATTGGTGCAGGAGCAGAAGAAATACTCATACCTGAACAAGATATGGGGCGTGATAGATTGTTAGCCTCGTTGAAAAGAAGTAAAAAATCTGGTAAATCATCTAGTATTGTTGTTGTTGCTGAAGGAGATCAAATAGGAAAAAATATTCTTGGGTTGGCAGATTATATTCGCGAGAACCTAGAAGAGTATGAAGTAAAAGTAACTGTGTTGGGGCATATTCAACGAGGGGGCTCTCCTAGTTGTTTCGATAGGGTGTTAGCAAGTAGAATGGGTGTTGGCGCTGTAGATGCCTTGCTAGAAGGAAATCGTAATGTGATGATTGGAACTGTACATAGTAAAATTGTTCAAGTTCCTTTTGTTGAAAGTTTAAAAGGCGAAAATAATATAGACCTCGATTTAATCCGGGTCGCAGATATTACGTCGGTTTAA
- the pgi gene encoding glucose-6-phosphate isomerase: MSSIPKINPTSTNAWKALQTHFNKIKDVHLNDLFALDEGRVADFSLDWNDFYVDISKNRITKETRSLLLQLAEEVNLPQAISAQINGEAINETENRAVLHSALRDFGIMNPVVAETLQKMKTFSNNVIDGNWKGYTGKTIKTIVNIGIGGSNLGPRMVCEALHSYRNHIELRFISNVDGDFLAESLKTLDRETTIFVVVSKTFTTQETRTNAATVKQWFLDSAPSSAVKNHFVAVSANIDEVQNFGILEENIFPMWDWVGGRFSLWSAVGLSICCGVGYHHFEALLKGAHEMDIHFKTAPLSENIPVALGLISVWYNNFFACETEAVIPYAETLRELVPYLQQAIMESNGKSVDRNGASIKYQTGNIIWGATGANSQHAFFQLLHQGTKLIPAEFICFSESLHTLGEHHNILLANCLAQTEALMEGKDNPDEPFRNFVGNNPSTTLLIRKLTPKNLGSLLALYEHKLFVQGIVWNIYSYDQWGVELGKKLATKTLKAIQNKDTKGVANASTKALLKKL; encoded by the coding sequence ATGTCGTCAATACCTAAAATAAATCCAACTTCTACCAACGCCTGGAAAGCATTGCAAACTCATTTTAATAAAATTAAAGATGTTCATTTAAACGATTTGTTTGCTTTAGATGAGGGGCGGGTCGCAGATTTCAGTTTAGACTGGAACGATTTTTATGTAGATATTTCAAAAAACAGGATTACAAAAGAGACGCGCAGCCTTTTACTTCAACTTGCAGAAGAGGTTAATTTACCGCAGGCAATTTCGGCACAAATAAATGGTGAAGCAATTAATGAAACAGAAAATAGGGCTGTTTTACATTCGGCCTTACGTGATTTTGGCATTATGAACCCTGTTGTAGCTGAGACGTTACAGAAAATGAAAACGTTTTCAAACAATGTAATTGATGGTAATTGGAAAGGGTATACTGGGAAAACCATTAAAACAATTGTAAATATAGGTATTGGTGGTAGCAATCTTGGTCCGCGAATGGTTTGCGAAGCCCTCCATTCGTATAGAAACCATATAGAGCTGCGTTTTATTTCTAATGTAGACGGCGACTTTCTTGCCGAGTCATTAAAAACACTTGACCGTGAAACAACAATATTTGTTGTAGTATCTAAAACGTTTACCACCCAAGAGACACGCACCAATGCGGCTACGGTAAAGCAGTGGTTTTTAGATTCGGCACCAAGTTCTGCAGTTAAAAATCATTTTGTAGCTGTTTCTGCTAATATAGATGAAGTACAGAATTTTGGAATACTAGAAGAAAACATTTTTCCCATGTGGGATTGGGTAGGAGGTCGTTTCTCATTGTGGAGTGCCGTGGGCTTGTCTATCTGTTGTGGGGTGGGTTACCATCATTTTGAAGCTTTGCTAAAAGGAGCCCATGAAATGGATATTCACTTTAAAACGGCACCGTTGTCTGAGAATATTCCTGTGGCGTTAGGACTTATATCGGTTTGGTACAATAACTTTTTTGCATGTGAAACTGAAGCTGTTATTCCGTATGCTGAAACTTTAAGAGAACTAGTGCCGTATTTACAGCAGGCTATTATGGAGAGTAATGGAAAATCTGTAGATCGCAATGGAGCATCTATAAAATACCAAACAGGAAACATTATTTGGGGAGCTACAGGCGCCAACTCTCAACATGCGTTTTTTCAACTACTACATCAAGGAACAAAACTGATTCCGGCCGAATTTATTTGTTTTTCTGAATCGCTACATACGCTTGGAGAGCATCATAATATACTCTTGGCTAATTGCCTTGCCCAGACGGAAGCACTTATGGAAGGGAAAGATAACCCTGATGAACCGTTTAGAAATTTTGTTGGTAACAACCCAAGCACTACCTTACTTATAAGGAAGTTAACGCCTAAAAACCTAGGAAGTTTACTAGCCTTGTATGAGCACAAACTATTTGTACAAGGCATTGTCTGGAATATTTATAGCTATGACCAATGGGGTGTAGAACTTGGAAAAAAACTAGCTACTAAAACGCTAAAGGCTATTCAAAACAAAGATACAAAAGGGGTTGCTAATGCCTCCACTAAAGCACTGCTCAAAAAACTGTAG
- a CDS encoding class I SAM-dependent methyltransferase: MNLLDKFHHWRRKQRWNKQYKSGRWDSLQDEKEAKRYQTIVDFAKRFAPENPSVLDIGSGDGVLTERFGSENYSYFLGVDFSKVSIEKAKEKGYKKAVFETADAITFSPKQNFDVIVFNEAFYYIHDTEKQNVLDRMLASLTKEGILITSIYREGHGCWEFFKENPTLKELAFEKVTTNEELRYWKIGAYKLK; the protein is encoded by the coding sequence ATGAATTTACTAGACAAGTTTCATCATTGGCGTCGCAAACAACGCTGGAATAAGCAATACAAAAGTGGCCGCTGGGACAGTTTACAGGACGAAAAAGAAGCGAAAAGGTACCAAACTATTGTAGATTTTGCGAAAAGATTTGCACCTGAGAATCCGTCGGTTTTAGACATAGGCTCTGGAGATGGTGTGCTTACTGAACGGTTTGGGTCTGAAAATTACAGTTATTTCTTAGGAGTAGATTTTTCTAAAGTTTCCATAGAAAAAGCAAAAGAGAAAGGTTATAAAAAAGCAGTTTTTGAAACTGCAGATGCCATAACTTTTTCGCCAAAACAAAACTTTGATGTTATTGTTTTTAATGAAGCCTTTTACTATATTCATGACACCGAAAAACAAAACGTTCTTGATAGAATGTTGGCCTCACTCACCAAAGAAGGTATCTTAATTACCTCTATTTACAGAGAAGGTCATGGTTGTTGGGAGTTCTTTAAAGAAAATCCAACGTTAAAAGAGCTCGCTTTTGAAAAAGTAACTACCAATGAGGAGTTACGCTATTGGAAGATTGGAGCGTATAAATTGAAGTAA
- a CDS encoding L-serine ammonia-lyase — MESISVFDMLSIGVGPSSSHTLGPWRAANMWIKKLQQRELFTGVATVKVNLYGSLSLTGKGHATDIAVVMGLMGTDPVSCNIDNIQPEIDKLKENAILKLNNEKPITFNFKENIVFNRKFLDFHPNGITFEATLRNGKKTRDTYYSIGGGFVVQKERARAKRQTEKFKSFPYPISLATEILEHCTTENISISELVLRNELSLRDPERIDAKMKAIWDVMLESMYIGCHTKGILPGGLNVVRRAFETHERLKGTTPYTNKYEWIQSIRSTEVKFRQILKWVSCFALAVNEVNASLGRVVTAPTNGSAGVIPAVLMYYLVIENHDGNFDDVKKFLLVAGEIGSLFKKNATISAAMGGCQAEIGVSSAMAAAALTELMGGSPAQVLIAAEIAMEHHLGMTCDPIGGLVQIPCIERNAMGAIKAINACEMALDRDPVDVKIPLDKVIATMWETAKDMTTKYKETSEGGLAVQVNLSDC, encoded by the coding sequence ATGGAAAGTATCAGTGTTTTTGATATGCTTAGTATTGGTGTTGGACCATCTAGCTCCCACACTTTAGGTCCTTGGCGCGCCGCCAATATGTGGATTAAAAAGCTCCAACAGCGTGAGTTATTTACAGGAGTGGCCACGGTTAAAGTTAATTTATACGGTTCGCTATCCCTTACTGGAAAAGGCCATGCTACAGATATAGCCGTAGTTATGGGACTAATGGGCACCGATCCTGTTAGCTGTAATATCGATAACATACAACCAGAAATAGATAAGCTGAAAGAAAACGCTATTTTAAAATTAAATAACGAAAAGCCGATTACTTTCAATTTTAAAGAAAACATTGTTTTTAATAGAAAATTCTTAGACTTTCACCCCAATGGCATCACCTTTGAAGCCACACTTAGAAACGGTAAAAAAACACGAGACACCTACTATTCTATAGGTGGCGGATTTGTGGTACAGAAAGAGCGAGCCAGAGCCAAACGACAAACTGAAAAATTTAAAAGTTTCCCTTATCCTATTTCGTTAGCTACGGAAATCTTAGAGCATTGTACCACTGAGAATATTTCCATAAGTGAACTTGTCCTGCGCAACGAGCTTTCACTACGCGACCCAGAAAGAATAGACGCCAAAATGAAAGCCATTTGGGATGTTATGCTAGAAAGCATGTATATTGGCTGCCATACTAAAGGTATTTTACCCGGCGGACTAAACGTCGTGCGCCGAGCGTTTGAAACGCATGAAAGGTTAAAAGGCACCACTCCATACACAAACAAATACGAATGGATACAATCTATTCGTAGTACTGAAGTAAAATTTAGACAAATACTAAAATGGGTGAGCTGTTTTGCTTTAGCTGTTAACGAAGTAAATGCGTCGTTAGGTCGTGTAGTTACAGCTCCTACAAACGGTAGTGCTGGAGTAATTCCCGCTGTACTAATGTATTATTTAGTTATTGAAAATCACGACGGAAATTTTGACGACGTTAAGAAATTCTTACTTGTAGCAGGAGAAATAGGTAGCTTGTTTAAAAAGAATGCGACCATTAGTGCTGCTATGGGTGGTTGTCAAGCCGAAATTGGCGTTTCATCTGCAATGGCTGCAGCAGCGTTAACAGAACTTATGGGTGGTTCACCTGCACAAGTACTCATTGCCGCAGAAATTGCCATGGAACATCATTTAGGAATGACCTGTGACCCTATAGGCGGATTGGTTCAAATACCTTGTATTGAACGTAATGCCATGGGTGCAATAAAAGCTATAAATGCATGCGAAATGGCGCTAGACAGAGACCCCGTAGACGTAAAAATTCCTTTAGACAAGGTTATTGCAACCATGTGGGAGACAGCCAAAGACATGACAACTAAATACAAAGAAACAAGCGAAGGCGGACTTGCAGTACAAGTAAACTTAAGCGACTGTTAG
- the gap gene encoding type I glyceraldehyde-3-phosphate dehydrogenase, with translation MKVKIAINGFGRIGRIAFRIASQDPTVEVVAVNDLLDVAHLAYLLEYDSVHGKYPGTVSVKDGKLVVDGREIRVTSERNPENLQWDAVEAAVVVDCTGIFTTKESASAHLKAGAKKVVISAPSKDAPMFVMGVNHKEVKSTDTIVSNASCTTNCLAPLAKIIEDHLGIEEGLMTTVHSLTATQSTVDQPSKKNYRLGRSGVNNIIPSTTGAAVAVTKVIPSLKGKLTGMAFRVPTVDVSVVDLTVRTKKGISYEGLCEIFKKEAQGAYKGILAYTEDPVVSQDFVSDAHTCNFDANAGMALNDNFFKLVAWYDNEYAYSAKLIDLTRHVATM, from the coding sequence ATGAAAGTAAAAATTGCAATTAATGGTTTTGGACGCATTGGAAGAATAGCCTTTAGAATAGCATCTCAAGACCCAACGGTAGAAGTTGTAGCTGTAAACGATTTATTAGACGTAGCGCATCTGGCCTATCTCTTAGAATACGATTCTGTTCATGGTAAATACCCAGGAACTGTAAGTGTAAAAGATGGCAAACTAGTGGTAGATGGTCGTGAGATACGTGTAACGAGTGAACGCAATCCTGAAAACTTACAATGGGATGCCGTTGAAGCTGCTGTGGTTGTAGATTGTACGGGTATTTTTACCACTAAAGAATCTGCTTCTGCTCATCTTAAAGCTGGTGCGAAGAAAGTGGTTATTTCTGCTCCTTCTAAAGATGCACCAATGTTTGTTATGGGTGTAAATCACAAAGAGGTGAAATCTACAGATACCATTGTATCTAATGCCTCTTGTACTACGAATTGCTTAGCACCGTTGGCAAAAATTATTGAAGATCACTTAGGTATTGAAGAAGGTCTAATGACCACCGTACATTCATTAACAGCTACGCAATCTACGGTAGATCAACCTTCAAAGAAAAATTATCGTTTGGGGCGTAGTGGTGTAAATAATATCATTCCATCAACAACAGGTGCTGCTGTGGCAGTAACCAAAGTAATTCCAAGCTTAAAAGGAAAATTAACAGGTATGGCATTTAGGGTTCCCACCGTAGATGTATCTGTGGTAGATCTTACCGTACGCACAAAGAAAGGAATTAGCTACGAAGGGCTTTGCGAAATTTTTAAGAAAGAAGCGCAAGGAGCTTACAAAGGAATTTTAGCCTATACCGAAGACCCTGTGGTATCTCAAGACTTTGTTAGTGATGCCCATACTTGTAATTTCGACGCAAATGCTGGAATGGCTCTTAACGACAATTTCTTTAAATTAGTGGCTTGGTATGATAACGAATATGCGTATTCTGCAAAACTAATTGACTTAACCAGGCACGTTGCCACTATGTAA
- a CDS encoding N-acetylglucosamine kinase encodes MILFTDGGSTKCDWLLLDHKGEVVLKTRTQGLNPTVISSEEIQKRIEENSELKEFFQLVETLDFYGAGCGTITPRNILKDVLSSLFSKGKVKVQEDLAAAVYAVTEAPGIVCILGTGSNSCYFDGNQIHAPIPSLGYSIMDEASGNYFGKELLRDYFYRKMPQDTAGRFEAAYNLKADDIKVNIYQKPNPNAYLASFAQFIFTEEITDSYCVSVVEKGIKEFITCRIQTFPEASNVPIHFIGSIAHFSSPIIERCLKAEGYQLGNIVRRPMDGLVAYYQRKIKE; translated from the coding sequence ATGATTTTATTCACAGACGGAGGTTCTACAAAATGTGATTGGCTATTATTAGACCATAAGGGCGAGGTAGTACTAAAAACAAGAACACAAGGTCTTAACCCTACTGTAATCTCTTCAGAAGAAATACAGAAACGAATAGAGGAAAATAGTGAGCTCAAAGAATTTTTTCAACTAGTAGAAACCTTAGATTTTTATGGAGCAGGCTGTGGTACGATAACGCCTCGCAACATACTGAAGGATGTTTTGTCATCCCTTTTTAGCAAAGGAAAGGTAAAGGTTCAAGAAGATCTTGCGGCGGCGGTTTATGCAGTAACTGAAGCTCCAGGTATTGTTTGTATACTAGGGACAGGCTCAAACAGTTGTTATTTTGACGGAAACCAAATCCACGCGCCAATACCTTCATTGGGGTATAGCATTATGGATGAGGCAAGTGGAAATTACTTCGGAAAGGAGCTGCTTCGTGATTATTTTTATCGTAAAATGCCTCAAGATACGGCAGGTAGGTTTGAAGCTGCTTACAATTTGAAGGCAGACGATATCAAAGTAAATATATACCAGAAACCAAATCCGAATGCCTATTTAGCTTCCTTCGCGCAATTTATTTTTACCGAAGAAATTACAGATTCATACTGTGTTTCTGTAGTTGAAAAAGGAATAAAAGAATTTATAACTTGTAGAATCCAAACGTTTCCTGAAGCATCTAATGTACCCATTCATTTTATAGGTAGTATTGCTCACTTTAGCAGCCCTATTATAGAACGATGTTTAAAAGCCGAAGGATATCAATTAGGAAACATAGTACGCCGCCCTATGGATGGTTTGGTGGCCTATTATCAGCGTAAAATTAAAGAGTAG
- a CDS encoding sensor histidine kinase → MEEPLIQDNQIITVILIAIILLLLMSTAIIAFFYLSRKKITKTELEKARLKIDHQQEVLRTSLVTQEEERKRIAQDLHDAISSKLNIVSLNANFLTEETITTHEANTLGESIVNVTKTVLENSRRIAHDLLPPSLEKFGLVAAVDELCDQVKECGTIIIEPDLDESANVLTESNALHVFRIVQELFNNTIKYADAKLVVLSLKSIENAVHLHYQDNGKGFELETGRMAKGLGLSGIHNRAVILDAHVTLDSKPNEGMSLHLIVPTN, encoded by the coding sequence ATGGAAGAACCACTCATACAGGATAACCAAATAATTACTGTAATTCTCATAGCCATCATTCTATTATTATTGATGTCTACTGCCATTATCGCATTTTTCTATTTATCTCGAAAAAAAATTACAAAAACTGAACTTGAGAAGGCTCGCTTAAAAATAGATCATCAACAAGAAGTTCTAAGAACATCACTAGTAACACAGGAAGAAGAACGAAAAAGAATTGCGCAAGACCTTCACGATGCCATTAGCTCTAAACTCAATATTGTTTCACTCAATGCTAATTTCCTTACCGAAGAAACGATCACTACCCATGAAGCAAATACGCTTGGCGAAAGTATTGTAAATGTGACAAAGACAGTGCTTGAGAATTCTAGACGTATAGCTCACGATTTGTTACCGCCGTCTTTAGAAAAGTTTGGGTTAGTAGCGGCAGTCGATGAGTTATGCGATCAGGTTAAAGAGTGTGGGACAATAATTATTGAGCCAGATTTAGATGAATCTGCCAATGTTCTTACTGAAAGTAACGCACTGCATGTCTTTAGAATAGTACAGGAGCTTTTTAATAATACGATTAAGTATGCTGACGCAAAATTGGTTGTTTTATCATTAAAATCTATCGAAAACGCTGTACATTTACACTACCAAGATAATGGCAAAGGGTTCGAACTGGAAACAGGTAGGATGGCAAAAGGGCTCGGACTTTCAGGAATACACAACCGGGCGGTTATTCTTGATGCCCATGTAACGTTAGATTCAAAACCAAACGAAGGAATGTCATTACACTTGATAGTACCAACTAACTAA
- the dinB gene encoding DNA polymerase IV, protein MNTPRNIVHMDLDTFFVSCERLLDSKLKGKPVLIGGTTDRGVVASCSYEARTFGVHSAMPMRLAKQLCPEAIVLRGNSGIYSKFSNDVTEIIKETVPLYEKTSVDEFYIDLTGMDKFFGCHQLSSELRDRIMKETGLPISFGLSTNKTVSKIATGEAKPNNKIFVNRGTEKPFLSPLSVSKIPMVGKVTYRKLCDLGIKRIQTIQEMPIEMMHKVFGKNGQVIWKKANGIDNSPVVQYSERKSISTERTFNRDTTDVKKLESIIVAMAENLVYQLRRGNKLTACVTFKIRFSDFQTYTLQKRIPYSAADHKIIPVVMALYKKLYQRRLLVRLVGVKFSHLVEGGQQIDLFDDNEKIINLYQAMDKMRERYGDRSVMKAAGMGAKSISRWNPFTGEPPPLLANRRQ, encoded by the coding sequence ATGAATACACCTCGCAATATTGTACATATGGATTTAGACACTTTTTTTGTGTCTTGCGAACGATTGCTTGATAGTAAACTAAAGGGAAAACCTGTGCTAATTGGTGGCACCACAGACCGCGGGGTAGTTGCCTCATGCAGTTATGAAGCACGCACCTTTGGAGTACACTCTGCCATGCCTATGCGACTGGCAAAACAACTTTGCCCAGAAGCAATTGTGCTACGAGGTAATTCGGGTATTTACAGCAAGTTTTCGAACGATGTAACCGAAATCATTAAAGAAACTGTGCCTTTATACGAAAAAACATCGGTAGACGAATTTTATATCGATCTAACCGGTATGGACAAATTCTTTGGGTGTCATCAACTGTCGTCCGAGCTTCGCGATAGAATCATGAAAGAAACGGGGCTTCCTATATCGTTTGGACTTTCGACCAACAAAACGGTTTCTAAAATAGCCACTGGAGAAGCAAAACCCAACAACAAAATTTTTGTAAATCGAGGTACCGAAAAACCTTTTCTCTCTCCCCTTTCAGTAAGTAAAATCCCTATGGTTGGTAAAGTTACCTATAGAAAGCTCTGTGATTTAGGCATTAAGCGTATTCAGACTATTCAGGAAATGCCCATAGAAATGATGCATAAGGTATTTGGTAAAAACGGACAGGTAATTTGGAAAAAAGCCAACGGAATTGACAACAGCCCTGTGGTGCAATACTCAGAACGTAAATCAATTTCTACAGAACGCACTTTCAATCGCGATACTACCGATGTAAAAAAGTTGGAGAGTATTATTGTAGCAATGGCAGAAAATTTGGTATACCAATTAAGACGTGGCAATAAACTAACAGCCTGCGTGACCTTTAAAATTAGATTTTCAGATTTTCAGACCTATACATTACAAAAACGCATTCCGTACAGTGCGGCAGACCATAAAATCATTCCTGTGGTAATGGCTTTGTATAAAAAACTATACCAGCGTAGACTCTTAGTGCGTTTGGTAGGTGTTAAGTTTAGCCACCTTGTAGAAGGCGGTCAGCAAATAGATTTATTTGATGACAACGAGAAAATAATAAACCTTTATCAGGCAATGGATAAAATGCGCGAACGCTATGGCGATCGTTCTGTGATGAAAGCGGCTGGCATGGGAGCTAAAAGCATTAGTCGTTGGAATCCTTTTACAGGAGAGCCACCTCCCTTACTAGCCAACAGAAGGCAATAA
- a CDS encoding response regulator transcription factor — translation MKIKVVIADDEELFRVGIAHIFSRDPNIEVIHQAENGEDLLTFLAAQKQLPDIVITDIKMPKLNGVEATKIIHRDYPEIGIVALTTYNTKPFIKNMIDVGASAYLVKNATPKQVIHTVNQVYYNGFYYDKQVMDILNNKYSGTGDDKSFHDADFLTDREAQVLELICKQYKTSEIAEQLYISPRTVEVHRKNLLLKTGVKNIAGLVIFAIQNNLVPPIITD, via the coding sequence GTGAAAATTAAAGTCGTAATAGCAGACGATGAGGAGCTTTTTAGAGTGGGTATTGCCCATATCTTCTCACGTGATCCAAACATAGAGGTAATCCACCAAGCTGAAAACGGGGAAGATTTGCTTACGTTTCTTGCTGCACAGAAACAATTGCCAGATATTGTGATTACCGATATTAAGATGCCAAAATTAAATGGGGTAGAAGCTACTAAAATTATACATCGTGATTATCCGGAGATAGGTATCGTAGCACTTACAACATACAATACCAAACCCTTCATAAAAAATATGATAGACGTTGGTGCGAGTGCTTATTTAGTTAAAAATGCAACACCTAAGCAGGTAATTCACACGGTAAACCAAGTGTATTACAACGGATTTTATTACGATAAACAGGTGATGGATATTTTAAACAATAAGTATTCTGGAACGGGAGACGATAAATCGTTTCATGATGCCGATTTCCTTACAGATAGGGAAGCTCAAGTTTTAGAGCTTATTTGCAAGCAATACAAAACATCTGAAATTGCAGAACAATTGTATATCAGCCCACGTACGGTTGAAGTACATCGCAAAAACTTATTATTAAAAACGGGGGTTAAAAATATTGCTGGTTTGGTCATTTTTGCCATTCAGAATAATCTGGTTCCTCCTATTATTACCGATTAA